Proteins encoded together in one Lagopus muta isolate bLagMut1 chromosome 3, bLagMut1 primary, whole genome shotgun sequence window:
- the NPBWR1 gene encoding neuropeptides B/W receptor type 1 isoform X1 — protein sequence MENTSIPELNSTCVAGHTDCARRGDEELNIPTSPPSPSSYITMPVIYSIICAVGLTGNTAVIYVILKAPKMKTVTNIFILNLAIADELFTLVLPINIADYLLLQWPFGEFMCKLIISIDQYNIFSSIYFLTVMSVDRYLVVVATTKSRKMSYRTYRAAKILSLCIWSFVTVIILPFTVFAKVHKEQGRSQCVFVFPHPEIMWWKGSRIYTLILGFAIPVSTICVLYTIMLCRLRRVHLHSNAKALDKAKKKVTLMVVVILAVCLFCWTPYHLSTVVALTTDIPQTPQIVGISYFITSLSYANSCFNPFLYAFLDDSFRRSFRKLMDCRTTS from the coding sequence ATGGAAAATACCTCTATCCCTGAGCTCAATTCTACATGTGTGGCTGGGCACACAGACTGTGCAAGGAGAGGAGATGAGGAGCTGAATATTCCCACTTCCCCACCAAGCCCCAGCTCCTACATCACGATGCCTGTCATCTATTCCATCATCTGCGCTGTGGGACTGACAGGTAACACTGCTGTCATCTATGTAATCCTCAAAGCCCCAAAGATGAAGACAGTCACCAACATCTTCATTCTCAATTTAGCCATTGCTGATGAGCTTTTTACCTTGGTGCTGCCCATCAACATTGCTGACTACCTGCTCCTACAATGGCCCTTTGGAGAGTTCATGTGTAAGCTCATTATCTCCATAGACCAGTACAACATTTTCTCCAGCATCTACTTCCTCACTGTTATGAGTGTTGACCGCTACCTTGTTGTAGTGGCCACCACCAAGTCCAGGAAGATGTCTTACCGCACCTACCGAGCTGCCAAGATTCTAAGCCTCTGCATCTGGTCCTTTGTCACAGTCATCATCCTGCCCTTCACTGTCTTTGCTAAGGTACACAAGGAGCAGGGGCGCTCCCAGTGTGTTTTCGTGTTCCCTCATCCTGAAATCATGTGGTGGAAAGGCAGTCGGATCTACACCCTTATCTTAGGCTTTGCTATCCCAGTGTCCACCATCTGCGTCCTCTACACCATCATGTTGTGCAGATTGAGACGTGTGCATCTTCATAGCAATGCAAAAGCTCTggataaagcaaaaaaaaaagtgacgCTGATGGTGGTTGTCATCCTGGCTGTGTGTCTGTTCTGCTGGACACCCTATCACCTCAGCACAGTGGTGGCCCTCACCACAGATATCCCACAAACTCCTCAGATTGTTGGGATTTCCTATTTCATCACTAGCTTGAGTTATGCCAACAGCTGCTTCAACCCTTTCTTGTATGCCTTTCTGGATGATAGTTTCCGGAGGAGTTTTCGTAAACTGATGGACTGCAGAACCACCTCATAG
- the NPBWR1 gene encoding neuropeptides B/W receptor type 1 isoform X2 encodes MENTSIPELNSTCVAGHTDCARRGDEELNIPTSPPSPSSYITMPVIYSIICAVGLTAIADELFTLVLPINIADYLLLQWPFGEFMCKLIISIDQYNIFSSIYFLTVMSVDRYLVVVATTKSRKMSYRTYRAAKILSLCIWSFVTVIILPFTVFAKVHKEQGRSQCVFVFPHPEIMWWKGSRIYTLILGFAIPVSTICVLYTIMLCRLRRVHLHSNAKALDKAKKKVTLMVVVILAVCLFCWTPYHLSTVVALTTDIPQTPQIVGISYFITSLSYANSCFNPFLYAFLDDSFRRSFRKLMDCRTTS; translated from the exons ATGGAAAATACCTCTATCCCTGAGCTCAATTCTACATGTGTGGCTGGGCACACAGACTGTGCAAGGAGAGGAGATGAGGAGCTGAATATTCCCACTTCCCCACCAAGCCCCAGCTCCTACATCACGATGCCTGTCATCTATTCCATCATCTGCGCTGTGGGACTGACAG CCATTGCTGATGAGCTTTTTACCTTGGTGCTGCCCATCAACATTGCTGACTACCTGCTCCTACAATGGCCCTTTGGAGAGTTCATGTGTAAGCTCATTATCTCCATAGACCAGTACAACATTTTCTCCAGCATCTACTTCCTCACTGTTATGAGTGTTGACCGCTACCTTGTTGTAGTGGCCACCACCAAGTCCAGGAAGATGTCTTACCGCACCTACCGAGCTGCCAAGATTCTAAGCCTCTGCATCTGGTCCTTTGTCACAGTCATCATCCTGCCCTTCACTGTCTTTGCTAAGGTACACAAGGAGCAGGGGCGCTCCCAGTGTGTTTTCGTGTTCCCTCATCCTGAAATCATGTGGTGGAAAGGCAGTCGGATCTACACCCTTATCTTAGGCTTTGCTATCCCAGTGTCCACCATCTGCGTCCTCTACACCATCATGTTGTGCAGATTGAGACGTGTGCATCTTCATAGCAATGCAAAAGCTCTggataaagcaaaaaaaaaagtgacgCTGATGGTGGTTGTCATCCTGGCTGTGTGTCTGTTCTGCTGGACACCCTATCACCTCAGCACAGTGGTGGCCCTCACCACAGATATCCCACAAACTCCTCAGATTGTTGGGATTTCCTATTTCATCACTAGCTTGAGTTATGCCAACAGCTGCTTCAACCCTTTCTTGTATGCCTTTCTGGATGATAGTTTCCGGAGGAGTTTTCGTAAACTGATGGACTGCAGAACCACCTCATAG